GATCAGCCGGTCTGCGTTCAGTTCTAAGAAAACGGCGGGAAATCCCGCCGTTATTTTTTACAATACTAATCCGGCGAAGCTTGCCGACAGCAGGCTCACCAGCGTCGCGCCGTAGACCAGACGCAAACCAAAGCGAGAAACCACGTTTCCTTGCTGCTCATTCAGGCCTTTAATCGCACCCGCGATAATCCCGATGGACGCAAAGTTGGCAAAGGAGACCAGGAAGACCGACAGAATGCCCAGGCCGCGCGGCGTCATTTGACCGGCTATTTTTTGCAGCTCAATCATCGCCACAAATTCATTCGCCACCAGTTTCGTCGCCATAATACTGCCCGCATTTAACGCATCGCTCAGCGGAATGCCCACCAGCCATGCTAGCGGATAAAATACGTAGCCGAGAATTTGCTGGAAACTTATGCCAAATACGCTGGAGAAAAGAGCGTTGATGGCGCTAATAATGGCAATAAAGCCGATCAGCATCGCCATAATAATCATCGCCACTTTAAAACCAGCCAGAATATACTCGCCAAGCATCTCAAAGAAACTCTGAGATTCATGCAGTTTTTCCAGTTTGATTTCGGGTTCGGCTTCTGGTCGCGCCGGGTTAATGACCGACAAAATAATAAAGGTGCTGAACATATTCAGAATTAACGCAGCGACCACAAATTTGGCATCGAGCATGGTCATATATGCGCCGACAATCGACAGCGAAACGGTCGACATCGCGGTAGCAGACATGGTGAACAGGCGGCGAGAGGAGAGATCGCCCAGCACACCTTTATACGCAATAAAGTTTTCCGACTGACCCAAAATCAGGGAGCTGACGGCGTTAAACGATTCCAGTTTTCCCATGCCGTTCAGTTTGGACAGCAGCGTGCCGATAACGCGAATAAAAATCGGCAGAATTCGCCAATGCTGGAGAATACCAATCAGCGCAGAGATGAAAATAATCGGGCACAGAACGCCGAGGAAAATGAACGCCAGTCCTTTTTCACCCATCCCACCAAAGACAAAGTTTGTTCCTTCTGCTGCGAATTTCAGCAGGGATTCAAAGAATCCGGAGACATATTTAATCACGAAGAGTCCGCTTTCCGCGTGCAGGAAAAAGAAAGCTAGCGCAATTTCAATGACAATAAGCTGTAAAACGTAGCGAATACGAATTTTTCGGCGGTCGAAACTCACCAGCCAGGCGAGCGCAAGAATAATCACCAGCGCCAGCAGGAAATGGACAAAGTTATACATTTTAGATTTTCAGCAGGTTATCGAAGCGCTTATTTAGCCATAGTGACGGGTAAGCGTAAATGGGCATTTACGTTATAAGTTATACACATAACGATAACGAATGAAATTATTAACAGGCGAGCGATTTACATCTCGTCATCAAAACCCCACATATTTTGCTTGTGTTTATTTGTGCCGTAATGATAATCACTATCACAAGAATTTACCTTTCTTTGCATCAGTTGACCGCGATAAACATTTAAGGTGTCGGCATGTTTGTTCCATTTCTCATTATGTTACGTGAAGGTCTTGAAGCGGCCTTGATTGTCAGCTTGATCGCCAGCTATCTCAAGCGAACCCAACGAGGGCGCTGGATCGGCGTGATGTGGATTGGCGTTTTCCTCGCCGTCGCGCTCTGCCTGGGTCTGGGTATTCTGATCAACGAAACCACCGGTGAATTCCCGCAAAAAGAGCAGGAACTGTTCGAAGGCATCGTTGCGGCGATCGCCGTGGTGATCCTCACCTGGATGGTGTTCTGGATGCGTAAAGTGTCGCGCAACGTCAAAGTTCAACTGGAGCAGGCGGTCGATAACGCGCTGCAAAAAAGCAACAGCCACGGTTGGGCGCTGATCCTGATGGTCTTTTTCGCCGTGGCACGCGAAGGGCTGGAGTCGGTCTTCTTCCTGTTGGCGGCGTTCCAGCAGGATGTGGGTATCTGGCCGCCAATCGGTGCGATGCTGGGCCTGGCAACCGCCGTGGTGCTGGGCTTTATGCTTTATTGGGGCGGCATTCGCCTGAATCTGGGCGCGTTCTTTAAGTGGACCAGCCTGTTTATTCTGCTGGTGGCCGCGGGTCTGGCGGCGGGGGCGATTCGTGCTTTCCATGAGGCGGGCCTGTGGAACCATTTCCAGGACGTCGCGTTCGATCTCAGCAATATTCTCTCCACCCATTCGCTTACCGGGACGCTGCTCGAAGGTATTTTTGGCTATCAGGAAACCCCGAGCGTCAGCGAAGTGGCGATGTATTTCATCTATCTGATTCCGGCGCTGGTGCTGTTCTTTATGCCATCACGCCCCAGCACTCAGCCGTCGCGTTCTGCGCCCTGATGTGCACAGTGCGTACACGAGTAGTTACAACATACTTTTAATAGGGAAGGGTCATGGCAATTCAATTTCGTCGTAGTGCGTTACAGGTTGGTGTGGCAGCGCTGTTTGCGTATGCGTTTTCTGCTCAGGCGGCTGATGTTCCTCAGGTGAAAGTCACCGTGAACGATAAACAGTGTGAGCCGATGACGATCACGGTCAATAGCGGTAAAACGCAATTTATTATTCAAAACCATAGCCAGAAGGCGCTGGAGTGGGAAATCCTCAAAGGCGTGATGGTTGTGGAAGAGCGTGAAAACATCGCTCCTGGTTTTAGCCAAAAAATGACCGCGAACCTGCAACCGGGCGAATATGACATGACCTGCGGTCTGTTGACTAACCCGAAAGGCAAGCTGATCGTCAAAGGTGAAGCAACAGCTGATGCGGCAAAAGGCGAAGCGTTGCTGAGCCTGGGCGCAGCAATCACCGCCTATAAAGAGTACGTCACGAAAGAGACCGCCGACCTGGTCACTGGCACCAAAGCCTTTACCGACGCGGTGAAAGCGGGCGATATCGAAAAAGCGAAATCCCTGTATGCACCAACCCGTCAGCATTACGAGCGTATCGAGCCGATCGCCGAACTGTTCTCTGACCTCGACGGCAGCATTGACGCCCGTGAAGACGACTATGAGCAAAAGGCCGCCGATCCGAAATTCACCGGTTTCCACCGTCTTGAGAAAGCGCTGTTTGGCGACAACTCCACCAAAGGCATGGAAAAATACGCTGAGCAGCTCAATACCGACGTATTGGATCTGCAAAAACGCATCAGCGAGCTGGCCTTCCCGCCATCAAAAGTGGTGGGTGGCGCGGCGGGTCTGATTGAAGAAGTGGCCGCCAGCAAAATCAGCGGCGAAGAAGATCGCTACAGCCACACTGACCTGTGGGACTTCCAGGCCAACGTAGATGGCGCGCAGAAAATTGTCGAACTCCTGCGTCCACAGCTGCAAAAAGATAACAGCGCGCTGCTGGCTAAAGTGGATGCAAACTTCAAAAAAGTGAACACTATTCTGGCGAAATACCGCACGAAAGACGGGTATGAAACCTACGACAAGTTAACCGATGCAGATCGCAACGCATTGAAAGGACCCATCACCACGCTGGCAGAAGATCTGGCTCAGCTGCGTGGCGTACTGGGTCTGGACTAAGCATCATGAACGAGAAAGAAGAGTACGGCGTCGCGGAACCTTCCCGACGTCGATTGCTGAAAGGCGTGGGGGCACTGGGTGGTGCGCTCGCGCTGGCTGGCGGCTGCCCGGTAGCGTATGCGGCAAAACCGCAGAGCGCGCCGGGTACGCTCTCCCCCAATGCGCGGATGGAAACGCAGCCGTTTTACGGCGAGCATCAGGGTGGGATTTTGACGCCACAGCAGGCGGCCATGATGGTGGTCGCCTTTGACTCGCTGGCCAGCGACAAAGCGGACCTGGAACGTCTGTTCCGCGTGCTGACGAAACGCATCGCGTTTCTGACGGCAGGCGGCCCGGCACCCGAAACGCCTAACCCGCGCATGCCGCCGATGGATTCTGGCATTCTCGGGCCGTTTATCGCCCCGGATAACCTGACCGTCACGGTGTCGGTCGGCGAATCGCTCTTTGACGCTCGCTATGGTCTGGAGAAGCACAAGCCGAAAACGCTGCAGAAGATGACGCGTTTTCCAAATGATTCTCTGGATGCGGCGCTGTGTCATGGCGATCTGCTGATCCAGATTTGCGCCAACACCCAGGATACGGTGATCCATGCCTTGCGCGACATCATCAAGCACACGCCGGATTTACTCAGCGTGCGCTGGAAGCGTGAAGGATTTATCTCCGATCACGCGGCGCGAAGCCAGGGGAAAGAGACGCCGGTTAACTTGCTTGGTTTTAAAGACGGCACGGCGAATCCGGATAGCACTGACGCGGCGTTGATGAAAAGCGTGGTGTGGACGACGGCGGACCAGAGCGAACCTGCATGGGCCGTTGGTGGGAGCTATCAGGCGGTGCGGATTATCCAGTTCCATGTTGAGTTTTGGGATCGTACGCCGCTCAAAGAGCAACAGACGATTTTTGGTCGTGACAAACAAAGCGGTGCGCCGCTGGGCATGAAAAACGAGCATGACGTGCCGGATTATGCGCGCGACCCTGATGGCGATACCATTGCGCTGGACAGCCATATTCGTCTGGCCAACCCGCGTACGCCGGAAACCCAGTCGAACCTGATGATGCGCCGTGGATACAGCTATTCTCTGGGCGTCACCAACTCCGGCCAGCTGGACATGGGGCTGCTGTTTGTCTGCTATCAGCACGATCTGGAAAAAGGCTTCTTAACGGTGCAGAAACGCTTAAACGGCGAAGCGCTGGAAGAGTACATAAAACCTATCGGCGGCGGCTATTTCTTTGCCCTGCCAGGCGTGCGCGGTGAAAGTACGTACCTCGCCCAAGGCCTGATCGAAGCGTAAATTTATCCCCGTGATACTTCGCGGGGATATTATTTTTTCGTATGTCTATCCCTCTGTTATATTTCTGTAATATTCCTGTAAGAGACTCATCTCAACTGCAGGAGTGGTCTTGAGGTTGCATTCAGGTAAAATAAATGTTGCATTTATGATAAATCCTGATGTACTTATTACAAGACGGCGGTAGTTCCCGGCAGTGATATCGATTCACTATGGAGATCGCGAATGGTTGGGTCCTGTACTGGACATAAGCAACATCACAACCGCACCACACAGCGCGGAGGCCCTGACTCCGGCAGCGATTTCTTCACCACAAAATTCTCCTCCCCAACGCATCACCCTGACTTTTCCGACATACAGCGCGGTGCGCATAGCCGTACGTGTGTGTCATCCAAAAAGGCAAGCAATGGCTTACAAGGAAGCCAAACTTCAGATGTTCGTTCGCCTGATCGCGTCGCCAACGGCGATGCGTGTGATGAATACCAACAACTCAAGGTGCTATCCATGGGAAGACAAAAAGCAGTGATCAAAGCTCGTCGCGAAGCAAAACGTGTGCTGAGACGGGATTCACGTAGCCATAAACAGCGTGAAGAAGAATCGGTCACCTCGCTTGTGCAGATGAGTGGCGTAGAAGCAATTGGCATGGCGCGGGACAGCCGCGATCATTCACCTATTGAAGCGCGTAATGAAGCTCAGGCGCACTACCTGAATGCTATCGAGAGTAAACAGCTGATCTTCGCCACCGGTGAAGCCGGATGCGGGAAAACCTGGATTAGTGCTGCTAAGGCGGCGGAGGCTCTGATTCATAAGGATGTGGACAGAATTATCGTCACCCGTCCGGTATTGCAGGCCGATGAAGATCTCGGTTTCTTGCCCGGCGATATATCAGAGAAGTTTGCCCCGTATTTCCGACCCGTCTATGACGTGCTGGTGAAACGACTGGGTGCCTCTTTTATGCAGTACTGCCTGCGACCAGAGATTGGCAAGGTGGAAATCGCGCCGTTCGCTTATATGCGCGGACGTACATTTGAAAATGCGGTCGTGATTCTTGACGAGGCTCAGAACGTGACTGCTGCGCAAATGAAGATGTTTTTAACGCGCCTCGGGGAAAATGTGACGGTTATCGTCAATGGCGATATCACCCAATGCGATTTGCCGTCGGGCGTGAAGTCTGGCCTGAGCGACGCTATGTCACGTTTTGTTGAAGACGATATGGTGGGTGTGGTGCGTTTTACCAAAGACGACTGCGTGCGTTCGGCGCTCTGCCAGCATACCTTAAACGCCTATTATTGAGTGTGCGATTGCTCTCAAGGCCCGGGAAACCGGGCTTTGTTTTTTGTGGGCAAGGTGTTGTGGCAAACTCATTGTGACAAACAACAGACGAAAAAAAGCCCGCATTTTCATGCGGGCTCTTCTTTAAATATGGCGGTGAGAGAGGGGTTCGAACCCTCGATACGTTGCCGTATACACACTTTCCAGGCGTGCTCCTTCAGCCACTCGGACACCTCACCGTATTGTTCTGCTGCCTTACCGCGAGGGGGCAACGGGGCGCTACTATAGGGAGTTGCGCGAAAACGGTCAAGCTTATTTTGCGCATGGGCGGCTGTTCGGTTAAGCAATAATCACTCTCACGAATAGGTTAGCGTCAATTAAGGAGAATGTGGGCCAGGGGCGCGTGAAACAGGGTTTCGACAGACGAAAAAAAAGCCCGCATTTTTATGCGAGCTCTTCTTCAAATATGGCGGTGAGAGAGGGGTTCGAACCCTCGATACGTTGCCGTATACACACTTTCCAGGCGTGCTCCTTCAGCCACTCGGACACCTCACCGTATTGTCATCCCGTTGCTGCTGGGACGGGCGCTAATGTAAGGAAAAGCCGAACTGCCGTCAATCAACTTTTTCAGTTAATTAGCGTGTTGAGACAAACTTTAAGCAACATGATTCCTGAATGTGCTGAAAGCGTCTCTTTTATCAGCAACGCAGTTTCCAGATAAATTTGTTATGCTGGCAATCCAGTTGAAAATGCACATAAAACAGCGAAATAAAAGGCAGGAGTCATTATGGATATCATCTTTTATCACCCGACGTTTGATACCCCTTACTGGATCAACGCGCTGACGGCAGCCCTGCCTGGCGCACGCGTTCGTGAGTGGAAGCGCGGCGATAATGAACATGCCGATTACGCGTTAGTTTGGCATCCGCCAGTCGAGATGTTGCAGGGGCGCGACCTGAAAGCGGTGTTTGCCCTTGGGGCGGGTGTCGATTCGATTCTGAGTAAACTGAAAGCCCATCCGGAAATGCTGCCAGAACATATTCCCCTGTTCCGACTCGAAGACACTGGTATGGGTCAGCAAATGCAGGAATATGCCGTTAGCCAGGTGCTGCACTGGTTCCGCCGTTTTGATGATTATCAGGCGCTCAAACAGAAATCACACTGGGAGCCGCTGGCTGATTATCAGCGTGAAGATTTTACCATCGGTATTTTGGGCGCCGGGGTGCTGGGCTCGAAGGTCGCTGAAGCGCTCGCACCGTGGGGATTTCCGCTGCGTTGCTGGAGCCGCAGCCGCAAAACGTATCCTGGTGTGCAAAGTTTCGCTGGGGCGGACGAACTTCCGGCTTTTTTAAAGGGTACGCGCGTGCTGATTAACCTGCTGCCGAACACGGCAGAAACCGTGGGAATTATCAATAAAGGGCTGCTCAATCAGCTGGCGGATGAAAGCTATTTGATGAACCTGGCGCGCGGCGTTCATGTGATTGAGGAGGATCTGATTGATGCCCTGAATACGGGCAAGCTCAAGGGCGCTATGCTGGATGTCTACAGCAGCGAGCCGTTGCCGGTCGAAAGCCCGCTGTGGGCGCACCCGCGCGTGGCAATGACCCCGCATATCGCGGCAGTGACGCGTCCAGCAGAAGCCGTGGCGTATATTGCCCGCACCATTGAGCATCTGGAGCAGGGGAAAGCGGCCACCAGGCAGGTCAACAGACAGCTCGGCTACTGATTCCGGCGTGAGTCAAACCCGGCACTGGCCGGGTTTTTGCTAATATTCACCCCCCATTCCTGCTATCCTTTGGTAAAACATCAGAGGAGAGACCGATGTATCCCGTTGACCTGCATATGCACACCGTCGCCAGTACCCATGCTTACAGCACCCTCCATGACTACATCGCGCAAGCCCGGTTGAAAGGTATTAAACTTTTCGCCATTACCGATCACGGTCCTGATATGGCTGATGCGCCGCACTACTGGCATTTTGTGAATATGCGGATCTGGCCACGTCTGGTTGATGGCGTTGGGATACTGCGTGGTATCGAGGCCAATATTAAAAATACGGACGGTGAAATCGACTGTACTGGCCCGATGCTGACGTCTCTGGATATGATTATCGCCGGTTTTCATGAGCCGGTGTTCCCGCCGCAAGATAAGGACACCCATACTCAGGCAATGATTGCGACGATTGCCAGCGGCAACGTGCACATTATTAGCCATCCCGGTAACCCTAAATTCCCTATCGACATTCAGGCCGTGGCGCAAGCGGCGGCCAAACACCGTGTGGCATTGGAAATCAACAACTCTTCCTTTACACACTCCCGAATGGGCAGTGAAGCGAACTGTCGTGCCGTCGCAGCGGCAGTGCGCGATGCAGGCGGAATGGTTGCGCTGGGTTCTGATTCCCACACGGCGTTTACGCTGGGTGAGTTTACCGAGTGTCGGAAAGTGCTGGATGAGGTGGGGTTCCCGGAAGAGAGAATTCTTAACGTCACGCCGCGCCGCATGCTCGATTTCCTTGAGTCGCTCGGTATGCCTCATATCCCTGAATTTGCAGACCTTTAATATTGTAATGGAAAAATGAAATGAACGAGTTTTCAATCCTTTGCCGCGTACTGGGCACCTTGTATTACCGTCAGCCGCAGGATCCGCTGCTGGTGCCGCTCTTTACGCTGATTCGCGAAGGCAAGCTCGCGGAAAACTGGCCTCTGGAGCAGGATGAGCAGCTAGAGCGTCTGCAAAAAAGCTGTGATATGCAGCAGATCGCGGCGGACTACAACGCCCTGTTTGTTGGCGAAGAGTGTCGCGTATCGCCGTATCGTTCCGCATGGGAAGAGGGCGCAACGGAAGCTGAAGTGCGCGCGTTTCTGTCCGAGCGTGGAATGCCGCTGACGGATGCGCCTGCCGATCATATTGGCACCCTGTTGTTGGCCGCGTCCTGGATTGAAGATCACGCCGGGGAAGATGAAAGCGAAGCACTTGAAACGCTGTTCGCCGATTATCTGCTGCCATGGTGCGGCGCTTTCCTGGGCAAAATCGAAGCGCATGCCACGTCGCCTTTCTGGCGGACGATGGCCCCATTGACCCGTGATGCCGTGTCGGCCATGTGGGATGAATTACAGGAAGAGAATGAAGAGTGACACTCGTCACATTTCAAATGTAACAGTGTATTTTGGTTTGCATAAAATGTGCTCATGATCCCATTTCGTGGCCGCGTATCTGATAAGATGCGCGCCATGAACATACTCCTTTCTATCGCAATCACGACAGGCATTCTCTCCGGACTCTGGGGATGGGTGGCTGTGTCCCTTGGGTTACTGAGTTGGGCGGGATTCCTCGGCTGTACGGCCTATTTCGCTTGCCCACAGGGCGGGCTTAAAGGGCTGTTTATCTCCGGATCTACCATGATGAGCGGCGTGGTGTGGGCGCTCATTATCATGAAGGGTAGCGCACTGGCACCGCATCTTGAGATCGTGGGCTATATGATGACAGGCGCGGTGGCATTTTTGATGTGTATCCAGGCGAAGCACCTGTTGCTGTCATTCGTTCCTGGAACCTTTATTGGCGCATGCGCAACGTTTGCCGGTCAGGGCGACTGGAAAATGATTGTCCCGTCTTTGCTACTTGGCCTGGTGTTTGGTTACGCCATGAAGAACAGCGGACTATGGCTAGCGGCGCGACGAGAAAGGGCACAAAACGTCACCGTATTAAGCAAATAAAAAAGCGAGACTCTCGGGTCTCGCTTTTCTTTTGCGCTTCTGAATCAGGAATCAAGATTCAGGAGGCACGGACATTTCGCGGTATTTCACCAGAATGTCATTTTTCACTTCATTTTTATTCTGCAGGTCCCACAAGCCGCGATCGATACCGTCATTAATCAGGAAAATAACCCCTGTTTCGATGGCCGACATCAGGCACATCATGACCGGTTCGTTCGAGGTGTAGCCAATTTCACCTTCCAGCAGTCGTTGATAGTCGATGAAGCGGAACACACCGGCCTGAACCTCATACGAGAGAATGGTTTTGCTGGTGGTGACCGATGACAACACCTCACCCGTGCTCACGTTGACCACACGCAGGTTGACGGCAATCTGGTCGAGTTGGTATTGCGTGTCAGCACCGATACCAAAATAACGTGCCCCGACACCGCCCGATTTCACATTACTTTCATACCCGATAATGGACCCTTCAACCATCACGTTAGCCGCCACGAGCGATTGCAATGGTGTGCGGTTATTCACGCCTGCGGTCCCATTTTCCTGGGCTGCACGAATGATTTTGCGTTCATTCAGCAGGTTTTGCAGTCCCTGGCGTTCCAGAGGAATAAACCAGCGTGAGTCCTTAAGCGCAGTGACCAGCATCGCGGTGGCACTTTGCGGTACAGCGGTGGAGAAGTTACTTGCCGGATACGGTTTAAACTGACCGGTTTCATCCTGAATGTTATATACCGAGACAAAGATCTTGCCTGTTGGCATCGGCAAATGCGTTAAATCACGATAACTTTGGGCCCGAGGCATTAATGTTGGTTTCGCGGCTTCTTTGGGCGGAGCAGTTAAACAACCGCTCAATAAGCACACTGCAACAAGAATCAGAAAGCGCTGCATGAGTATTGTCCTTATTTCGATGTTGTTTAAAAGTCAGCTGAATTATTGGCCAGACCGGAAACCTGGATTGTGGATGTTTTACCCGTTTTCCGGTCGGTGACATTCAGCTGCAGTTGCCCATCTTTATTTGCGATATCGACGATAAAATCATTGGTCACCATCCGACCTGGTTTACCGGTATTAATATTCGTTAATAAGCCGCCTAATATTTGCGACTGAATAGCTTGAGTAAAGTTATCCAGTGCAGAAGGCGTTTCGACACCGAAATCGTCTTTAAAACTGGGATCTTTATAGGAGTTTTGAGCCTGGGCTTCATTCAGCATGAAAGCCCCGTTATTCGGATTGCCGCCAAAGTTAGGGTTGCGGAACTGGAAAGTCATACTCCCGGCCCAGCTCAGTGGAGCAATCAGCATTAATGAAATCACTGTGTGTGCGAGACGCATTACAGCCTCCGGATATTATTCGTCGTCAGAATTCATCTTTTGCTAAATCGCCAGTGCTCAGAAGAGCCTTGTCGATTTGCAGGCGATTTACCGCATCTTCGGTCTGTGCCAGTGCAAAACTTACGTTTTGATCAAAGTCTCGTTTCGTCGGGAATAAAAAGGTCTGGTAAATAACGTCCTGATTAATCGTTATTGTGATCCAGCTTCCCCATCGAGCACTGGGACGCTCATTGATTGTTAAGTTGCCTGGATAATCACTTTCCCATTTGTCGCTAAACGCTCGGTAAAAATCGTGGCCGATAGATGAGACGGTGTGGTCAGTTAACAATCCGGGAACTTCCACTTCAACAGCGTGAAGATTCCCCGCAGCAAGCAGAAAACCCGCCGCCGCTACCCAACTCAACGTGCGTTTCATGTTATTAACGCCTGAGGTTATCGTTTGCCCATGAAACAGCCTGAGTCCTGTTTTTAACAGCTATCTTCTTGAAAAGATTATAGAGATGCGTTTTAACGGTATTTTCGCTGATAAATAAAGAACGGGCGATTTCAATATTTGAAGAACCGATGCGTAATTTATTCAGGATCTCTTTTTCACGGTGCGTGAGCAGCGCGGATTCTGAACTGTTATAGCGATAATTTCCGGAGTGGGTGATGAGATAGCTGGCAAGCTTTTGGGAAAAGTAGCACTCTCCACGCAAAATACCTTGCAGCCCTTCTACCACATGCGTCTCGTCTTCAGTGACGTAAAAGACGCCATTAATATGCGGCCAGCTTTCAATATCCCGGAAAGGATATTCATCAGGGGTATTCAATAATAGCGCGCGGATATTATTGTTTTTCCTGCTTAAGTTATCTTGCCAGTAATGAATCAGCTTTTTATCGGCTTCCATCATGTCGAAAAGAATGATGCTGCCAGGAACAATATCATCGAAAGAACGTTGAATATTATGCAGTTTCCCATTCAAGCACAGAGATTGCTTCAAATGCTGTAATAACGCTGTCGCTTGTAAGGAAGGCTTGGTGATCAACAATAATGTATGACCTTGTAAACTATGGACTTCATTAAACATGATGAAACCCCACTTTTTATAACACCTGGCACCCGTCCCCTTGAAATAGGTAAGGGGACACCAGAGGTACTGACAGATGTTGCACTGCTGTGTGTAGAATCTGAACATAACCTCAAGAGAGAGGTAAATA
This sequence is a window from Enterobacter sp. 638. Protein-coding genes within it:
- the csgF gene encoding curli production assembly/transport protein CsgF, whose amino-acid sequence is MRLAHTVISLMLIAPLSWAGSMTFQFRNPNFGGNPNNGAFMLNEAQAQNSYKDPSFKDDFGVETPSALDNFTQAIQSQILGGLLTNINTGKPGRMVTNDFIVDIANKDGQLQLNVTDRKTGKTSTIQVSGLANNSADF
- the csgE gene encoding curli production assembly/transport protein CsgE — its product is MKRTLSWVAAAGFLLAAGNLHAVEVEVPGLLTDHTVSSIGHDFYRAFSDKWESDYPGNLTINERPSARWGSWITITINQDVIYQTFLFPTKRDFDQNVSFALAQTEDAVNRLQIDKALLSTGDLAKDEF
- the csgD gene encoding biofilm master transcriptional regulator CsgD → MFNEVHSLQGHTLLLITKPSLQATALLQHLKQSLCLNGKLHNIQRSFDDIVPGSIILFDMMEADKKLIHYWQDNLSRKNNNIRALLLNTPDEYPFRDIESWPHINGVFYVTEDETHVVEGLQGILRGECYFSQKLASYLITHSGNYRYNSSESALLTHREKEILNKLRIGSSNIEIARSLFISENTVKTHLYNLFKKIAVKNRTQAVSWANDNLRR